The proteins below come from a single Halothiobacillus neapolitanus c2 genomic window:
- a CDS encoding TOBE domain-containing protein: MSIYSERDLGEFVLPLALKFGEHEISNRRMKLLEAVHQTGSISGAAKAIGMTYKAAWDAIDAINNRAAKPVVVSQHGGAGGGGAVLSEYGEELIAAFGKLEAMQQELTKLFERHQIEHLTHDLRSVLMKTSARNTFSGTIKSLTKGAVNSEVVLGLQGDDEITAIITNASVENMELAVGKPAFAMIKASFIIVSPERMSSSARNQLCGVVERVTDGSVNAEVVIKLAGGNLVTAIITEGSTQSLGLKAGDKACAIIKASHVIIGVDN, from the coding sequence ATGTCGATATATAGTGAACGTGATCTTGGTGAGTTCGTCCTGCCCTTGGCACTTAAATTTGGCGAGCATGAAATTTCAAACCGCCGAATGAAGCTGCTGGAAGCCGTGCACCAAACCGGATCGATCAGCGGGGCGGCCAAGGCCATCGGCATGACGTACAAAGCGGCATGGGATGCCATCGACGCCATCAACAACCGCGCGGCCAAACCGGTGGTTGTCTCGCAGCACGGCGGTGCAGGCGGCGGCGGCGCAGTCTTGTCGGAATACGGCGAGGAACTGATCGCCGCCTTCGGCAAACTCGAAGCGATGCAACAGGAACTGACCAAGCTGTTTGAACGCCACCAAATCGAACATTTAACCCATGATTTACGGAGTGTTTTGATGAAAACCAGTGCGCGCAATACCTTTTCCGGCACCATCAAATCGCTGACTAAAGGCGCTGTTAATTCAGAAGTGGTGCTTGGCCTGCAAGGTGATGACGAGATCACCGCCATCATCACCAACGCCAGTGTCGAGAACATGGAGCTTGCCGTCGGCAAACCGGCCTTCGCAATGATCAAAGCAAGCTTCATTATCGTCTCGCCCGAACGCATGAGCTCATCGGCACGCAACCAACTGTGCGGCGTGGTGGAGCGCGTGACCGATGGCTCGGTGAATGCCGAGGTGGTCATCAAACTCGCTGGCGGTAATTTAGTTACCGCCATTATTACCGAAGGCAGCACTCAGTCACTGGGCCTCAAAGCGGGCGATAAAGCCTGCGCGATCATAAAGGCCAGCCATGTGATTATCGGCGTGGACAACTGA
- a CDS encoding NAD-binding protein, with translation MQRKDHIIVVGNGPFARNATESLEKRGLEVTRILPTAPAQGSDIPKDFIIGDGADSETLLKVQADAARAIIALTEDDSENAFIILAAREVNEKIKTVVAVSDAHHLNKIKRVHPDVVLALPVIGAELLAMALSGEEIKTDALLEQLLKLD, from the coding sequence ATGCAACGCAAGGATCATATTATCGTGGTCGGTAACGGCCCCTTCGCTCGAAATGCGACCGAATCGCTGGAAAAGCGCGGCCTTGAAGTGACCCGCATCCTCCCGACCGCACCCGCGCAGGGTTCGGATATTCCGAAGGATTTCATTATCGGTGATGGTGCTGACAGCGAAACCCTGTTGAAGGTCCAGGCCGATGCGGCCCGCGCCATTATTGCGTTGACCGAAGACGATTCCGAAAATGCGTTCATCATCTTGGCGGCACGCGAAGTGAATGAAAAAATCAAGACCGTGGTCGCGGTCAGTGATGCGCATCACCTTAATAAAATCAAACGGGTGCATCCCGATGTGGTACTGGCTTTGCCGGTCATCGGCGCCGAACTACTGGCCATGGCGCTAAGTGGCGAAGAGATCAAAACCGACGCACTGTTGGAGCAACTGCTGAAACTTGATTAG
- a CDS encoding ion channel, with protein sequence MDFWFPHVPIALAVGLSGLMQITQTLSVIEEFLALPQQSIEQLSGGFSSLAIRGIPHDVIGVLLVIMSLGLLIRSRLAWMVTVLMSIASLLLELTPLASQPAGLILFHAVVLLLLFFNRQHFQRTSLTTGTLFSITGVLLTLGFGVIGSYVLGAQFKPAITDFPTALYFTIVSMSTVGYGDIIAQTTEARMFTISLIILGLLVFATSLTAILGPMMNQQIMKLVQPRGKKCNARIILSWSVTAPSLEMRPNRWKSAALK encoded by the coding sequence ATGGACTTCTGGTTCCCGCATGTGCCCATTGCCTTGGCCGTCGGGTTGTCCGGGCTCATGCAGATCACTCAAACCCTGTCGGTGATCGAAGAATTTCTTGCCCTGCCGCAGCAATCCATCGAGCAGCTCAGCGGCGGATTTAGTTCTCTGGCAATCCGAGGAATACCGCATGATGTGATCGGCGTTTTGCTGGTCATCATGTCGCTTGGTTTGTTGATTCGTTCTCGGTTGGCCTGGATGGTCACCGTGTTGATGAGTATCGCCAGCCTGCTACTAGAACTCACGCCGCTGGCTTCTCAGCCTGCCGGCTTGATCCTGTTTCATGCCGTGGTACTGCTGCTTTTATTTTTCAATCGCCAGCATTTCCAGCGCACCAGTCTCACCACCGGCACTCTGTTCTCGATTACCGGCGTATTACTGACATTGGGATTCGGTGTCATCGGTTCTTATGTATTGGGTGCCCAGTTCAAACCGGCCATCACCGATTTCCCGACAGCGCTCTACTTCACCATCGTTTCCATGTCTACCGTTGGCTACGGCGACATCATCGCCCAAACCACCGAAGCGCGGATGTTCACCATCAGCCTGATTATTCTGGGATTATTGGTTTTCGCCACCTCGCTGACCGCGATCTTGGGCCCCATGATGAATCAGCAGATCATGAAGCTCGTTCAACCGAGAGGAAAAAAATGCAACGCAAGGATCATATTATCGTGGTCGGTAACGGCCCCTTCGCTCGAAATGCGACCGAATCGCTGGAAAAGCGCGGCCTTGAAGTGA
- a CDS encoding cryptochrome/photolyase family protein: MTTIVWFRQDLRLGDHPALDAAIQTGADQGHIIPVYIHPGYAPSDQTADATKPLYEGAAARWWRHHSLRSLAERLASCGSRLIIRQGEPLAELQRLIHETKANRVVWNRRMEPAARAEDTRIKAALRAEGINVDSFNGNYLHEPWTIQNKQGKPFKVFTPYWKAVVAAGLDLPTYPEPDNLPTVPRALNSLAIDELELLPAIAWDKDFYNHWQPGEPGAWSRFEDFLPLIDEYAEARNHLIGTGVSKLSAHLHFGEISPRQIVRYLLDTRGSVLEPRGIEHFVRELGWREFGAYLAYHYPQTVDAPLDARFLNFKWRDAPDDLRAWQRGQTGIPVVDAAMRCLWQTGWMHNRARMIVASFLTKNLLIDWRCGAAWFMDTLVDADEPSNTAGWQWTAGTGADAAPYFRIFNPVLQAEKFDPDGTFIRRWVPELARLENKYLFAPWTASETALAQAGIVLGKTYPEPISDLKVSRQRALVHFDQIKQNTTAP; encoded by the coding sequence ATGACCACGATTGTCTGGTTTCGTCAGGATTTGCGATTGGGCGATCATCCCGCCTTGGATGCGGCAATACAGACAGGCGCAGACCAAGGCCACATCATACCGGTTTATATTCATCCTGGTTACGCTCCCTCCGATCAAACCGCCGATGCAACAAAACCACTTTATGAAGGCGCGGCCGCGCGTTGGTGGCGACACCACAGCTTGCGTTCACTGGCAGAACGGCTCGCCTCATGCGGCAGCCGGCTCATTATCCGGCAGGGTGAGCCGCTCGCTGAATTGCAACGGTTGATTCATGAAACCAAGGCAAATCGCGTTGTGTGGAACAGGCGCATGGAACCGGCAGCCCGAGCAGAAGACACCCGCATCAAGGCCGCCTTGCGCGCCGAAGGCATAAACGTTGACTCATTCAACGGCAACTACCTGCATGAACCGTGGACGATTCAAAACAAACAAGGCAAGCCGTTTAAGGTGTTCACGCCTTATTGGAAAGCGGTGGTGGCCGCCGGACTAGACCTACCGACGTATCCTGAACCCGACAACCTACCAACCGTGCCTCGAGCGTTGAACAGCCTCGCAATCGATGAGCTTGAGCTTTTGCCCGCTATCGCTTGGGACAAGGATTTTTATAACCACTGGCAGCCAGGTGAACCGGGCGCTTGGTCGCGTTTTGAAGATTTTCTTCCCCTGATCGATGAGTACGCCGAGGCCCGCAATCATTTAATTGGCACTGGGGTATCGAAACTCTCCGCCCATCTTCATTTTGGTGAAATCAGCCCGCGTCAGATCGTACGTTACCTGCTGGACACGCGCGGCTCTGTGCTCGAACCGCGTGGCATCGAGCATTTCGTGCGGGAACTCGGATGGCGGGAGTTTGGCGCATATCTGGCCTACCACTATCCGCAAACGGTGGATGCACCATTGGACGCACGGTTTTTGAATTTCAAATGGCGTGATGCGCCGGATGATTTACGGGCGTGGCAACGCGGGCAAACCGGCATTCCCGTGGTGGATGCGGCCATGCGCTGCTTATGGCAGACCGGCTGGATGCATAACCGTGCCCGGATGATCGTGGCCTCGTTTCTGACCAAAAACCTGTTAATCGACTGGCGCTGCGGCGCGGCGTGGTTTATGGATACGCTGGTCGATGCCGACGAGCCCAGCAATACCGCCGGTTGGCAGTGGACAGCGGGCACGGGCGCGGATGCCGCACCCTACTTCCGGATTTTCAACCCGGTATTGCAGGCCGAGAAATTCGACCCGGATGGCACGTTCATTCGCCGCTGGGTGCCTGAACTGGCAAGGCTTGAGAACAAGTATCTTTTTGCCCCCTGGACAGCCAGCGAAACCGCCTTGGCGCAGGCAGGCATTGTGCTCGGTAAAACCTACCCTGAACCGATCAGCGATCTCAAAGTAAGCCGCCAACGGGCGCTGGTGCATTTTGACCAGATCAAACAAAACACCACAGCCCCATGA